The genomic segment CATAGAGCTTACACAACAACAATTAGATTTCAACTCAAAATATATAGAAGGCTTGGCTTATTATAAAGAAAACAACTATCAAAAAGCCATAAAACTTTTTCAAGAAGCAGATAAATTAATTCCTAATGATGGTCCAACACATGTGTTTATTGAAAAACTGAACAATCTTCTTTTAAAAACAGTTTAATTTTAAAACTCTCCAAAGGTAAAAATCAATAAAAATATTATTCCATAAAATAGAATAAGATTTAGAGAAACAAAACTAAAACGTTTCAGTCTACTAATTTCAAAAACCTTAGAATTCCAAATAATAATTAGCAAATGATAGGGTAGAAAAAAGGCTTGTTCAATAAAATTATCTCCTACAAACGCATTTAACATTATGGATATTGGCACAAATATTATCGTCCAAATACTAACGTTGTAAATATTCAGTACAAGATGCTCATGAAAATTCTTTTTTTGTTTAAAATATACTAGATAACTCAAAAAAGTTAAAAGAAAAATATTAAACAATAGTATAACAAATTGTGACGAGATAGTACTTGTTACAATAATCCCTAAAAAATCGTTTGCAAATAGATAGTGTAATAAAAGAAGTAGTGAACCTATTGTAAAAAACTTACCAGGACTATAGTAGAACCCTCTATATCCTTTCCAATAATTTAGAATAAGTTTTTCAGGCTGAGTTAATCCTATTTTCATATTTTTAAAAAAAGATTTTTCTAATGAAAAAATACTATTAAATAGGTCATTTAAAACTGATCCACTTGTTATTCGTTTGTTTGTGAAATATTGTCCACATTTTGAACAATATTTCTTATCAATTTCATTAGAACAAACTGAACATATTTTATTTTGACTTTTATTCATTGTACTTTTTAATTCTGTTTAAGACATTTTCGTCAGTCTTTTTGTCATTTTTCTACCTACCCAAAAGGGTACTTTTATATCATATTATTTAAATACAAATTAGTAACATTATGGAACTTACAAAAGAACAAAAATTATTTCAAACCGTTGTACAAAAAGCTTGGGAAGACACTGCTTTTAAACAAGAACTAATTAACAACCCTATAGAAGCAATTGAAAATTTAACAGGAAAGCGAGTAAAATTACCAGAAGGTAAAACTGTTGTGGTACGAGATCAAACAGATACTTCCGTTGTTTACATCAATATTCCTGCTGAACCTAATATGGATGATATGGAATTAACAGAAGAGCAATTAGAAATTGTTGCTGGTGGTGGTAATCCAGGTGTAATTATACAAGCTTCAACTGCTTCTGATCCATTGAATGGAATGGTAGAAGGCTAGAATAATGTTTGTTTTTAATAACATATTAAATTCAATTAAAGAGAAGTGCTACTTTACATCACTTCTCTTTTTTATATTAATTCCTACAATACTTAATGGGCAAATTAAGTATAAAAATATAGCAGATAGTTTATTCTCTAAAAGTAAAATTCATTTAAAAAAAGGAGAATATGATATTGCACTTTCTTTAGTTGAACAGAGCTTATTGATTTTTAATAAAACAAAAAAATACAAAGCTATAGCTGATAATTACAATCAAATTGCGACAATATATTTTTACAAGAGTGAATTTCGTAAAGCATTGACGGCGTTTCAAAAAAGTAAGACATTTTTTAAAAAAGCTGATTTTAAAAACGGTATTGCATCTTCAACAAATAATATTGGAGCTATTTATTATTCTTTGGGTAATTACTCTAAAGCTATTGATAATTATAAATGGGCAATTAAAATCCATGAAGAACTACAAAATGAAGCTCAAATAGCTGGTACTACACAAAACATAGGTAACATTTATTATGTTCTTAATGATTTTGTTAATGCAAAAATATATTATGAAAAAGCAGAAAAAAACCATCAAAAATCTAAAAATAATGAAGCACTAGCTCTTGTAAAAAGTAGTTTAGGTAGAATTTACTTGAAAGAAAAGCAATTTAGTAAGGCACTTATATACTTTAATACTTCATTAAAACTTGCAAGGGACTCTAATAACAAGCAAGTTCAAACTGAAGTCTTGTATAATATAGGTGATCTTTATAAATCAAAAAAAAACTTTCTTGAATCGGTAAAATATTTAAAACAATCTGTTTTAATCGCTGAAGAAATAAAAAATGATCTTCAAAAAAGCACTTCTTTAGTTACGTTAGGTACTGTATACTTAGAATTTAATAAGATAAATTTAGCAATTAGTAATTGTAATAAAGGGTTGCTTTTAGCAGAACAAATAAAAACTGTTTCTATTCAGGAAGAAGCATGTAAATGTTTGTATGAAGGCTATAAATCGAAAAATAATTTATTTAAAGCCTTACAATACAATGAGCAAATGTATCTGTTAAGAGATAGCCTAAATCTAAAACAAACTTCAGGTAAAATATTAAACATGAAGTTTGAAAAAGAAATGCTATTAGATAGTATCGCCCATGTAGAAAAAGAACGAAAAGTAACTTTAGCCCACCAAAAGGTAGTAGAGAAAAAAGAAAAGCAACGTAACATTTTTATCATAGCAGGTTGTTTTGCGTTATTGTTAGCTATAGGAATTTTTAGCAGATTAAATTTTGTAAAAAAATCGAAAGCAAGATTACAAGTAGAAAAAGATAGATCAGAACATTTATTACATAATATTTTACCAGAAGAAGTAGCCGAAGAACTCAAAGAAAAAGGCTATGTAGATGCCCAAGATTTTGAAACAACCTCTATATTATTTACAGACTTTAAATCTTTTACCGAAACTGCATCCAAATTAAGTCCTCAAGAATTGGTTGAAGAAATTAATGTATGCTTTAAAGCCTTCGATAATATAATGGAACAGTATAATATTGAAAAAATAAAAACTATTGGTGATGCTTATATG from the Polaribacter cellanae genome contains:
- a CDS encoding NHLP leader peptide family RiPP precursor, which codes for MELTKEQKLFQTVVQKAWEDTAFKQELINNPIEAIENLTGKRVKLPEGKTVVVRDQTDTSVVYINIPAEPNMDDMELTEEQLEIVAGGGNPGVIIQASTASDPLNGMVEG
- a CDS encoding adenylate/guanylate cyclase domain-containing protein, with product MFVFNNILNSIKEKCYFTSLLFFILIPTILNGQIKYKNIADSLFSKSKIHLKKGEYDIALSLVEQSLLIFNKTKKYKAIADNYNQIATIYFYKSEFRKALTAFQKSKTFFKKADFKNGIASSTNNIGAIYYSLGNYSKAIDNYKWAIKIHEELQNEAQIAGTTQNIGNIYYVLNDFVNAKIYYEKAEKNHQKSKNNEALALVKSSLGRIYLKEKQFSKALIYFNTSLKLARDSNNKQVQTEVLYNIGDLYKSKKNFLESVKYLKQSVLIAEEIKNDLQKSTSLVTLGTVYLEFNKINLAISNCNKGLLLAEQIKTVSIQEEACKCLYEGYKSKNNLFKALQYNEQMYLLRDSLNLKQTSGKILNMKFEKEMLLDSIAHVEKERKVTLAHQKVVEKKEKQRNIFIIAGCFALLLAIGIFSRLNFVKKSKARLQVEKDRSEHLLHNILPEEVAEELKEKGYVDAQDFETTSILFTDFKSFTETASKLSPQELVEEINVCFKAFDNIMEQYNIEKIKTIGDAYMAAGGLPQPDINAVKNTIMAALDMQTFVSKRKRENDAQNKPAFEMRVGIHVGPIVAGIVGVKKFQYDIWGDTVNTASRMESNSEVGKVNISQDTYLLVKNEKDLAFEYRGKIATKGKGDLEMYFVSKALI